A section of the Prochlorococcus sp. MIT 1341 genome encodes:
- a CDS encoding aspartate-semialdehyde dehydrogenase yields the protein MTSTTFFPDRPLTVAVLGSTGAVGQELLQLLADRSFPVKELRLLASARTAGNTQSWNGSRLTVQEVGDASFEGVDLVFASAGGSISRRWQESIKLAGAVMIDNSSAFRLDSDVPLVVPEVNPASVETHQGVIANPNCTTILLTLALAPLARHRKIRRVIVSTYQSASGAGARAMEELKELTKEVLEGKDPKSEVLPYSLAFNLFLHNSSLQENIYCEEEMKMLNETRKIMNLPSLGLSATCVRVPVLRAHSESVNVEFEQPFCVTEARKVLSNAKGVQLIEDIQSNRFPMPSDVAGKDLVAVGRIRQDITNANALEFWLCGDQIRKGAALNAIQIAELLLRSE from the coding sequence TTGACTTCTACAACATTTTTCCCTGATCGTCCTCTTACAGTTGCAGTCCTTGGTTCAACTGGCGCAGTTGGCCAAGAGTTGCTTCAGCTTTTGGCTGATCGATCTTTCCCTGTAAAGGAACTTCGCTTATTGGCTTCTGCGCGGACAGCTGGGAATACTCAGAGTTGGAACGGATCTAGGCTTACGGTTCAAGAGGTAGGGGATGCGTCTTTTGAAGGGGTAGATCTGGTGTTTGCATCTGCAGGCGGTTCTATCTCTAGAAGGTGGCAGGAATCCATCAAATTAGCCGGCGCTGTAATGATTGATAATTCCAGTGCATTTAGGCTGGATTCCGACGTTCCATTAGTTGTTCCAGAAGTTAATCCAGCTTCTGTAGAAACACATCAGGGGGTTATTGCTAATCCAAATTGCACAACAATTTTGCTCACACTTGCATTAGCCCCATTGGCTAGGCATAGAAAAATTCGCAGAGTAATTGTTTCTACTTATCAATCTGCTAGTGGTGCTGGTGCTAGAGCCATGGAAGAGTTGAAAGAACTAACAAAAGAAGTCTTAGAAGGCAAAGATCCTAAAAGTGAGGTTCTTCCATATTCACTTGCTTTTAATTTGTTTCTGCATAATTCTTCTCTTCAAGAGAATATTTATTGTGAGGAGGAAATGAAGATGTTGAATGAAACCAGAAAGATTATGAATTTACCTTCCCTGGGTCTTTCTGCTACTTGTGTTCGGGTGCCTGTTTTAAGAGCCCATTCTGAGTCAGTAAATGTAGAGTTTGAGCAGCCATTTTGTGTTACTGAGGCTCGTAAGGTTCTGTCAAACGCTAAGGGGGTGCAATTGATTGAAGATATTCAATCGAATCGTTTTCCTATGCCATCTGATGTCGCAGGAAAAGATCTTGTTGCAGTGGGTCGAATACGACAAGACATTACTAATGCTAATGCCTTAGAGTTCTGGTTATGTGGAGATCAAATACGTAAAGGTGCTGCATTAAATGCCATTCAAATTGCTGAACTTTTATTGAGGTCAGAATGA
- the dapA gene encoding 4-hydroxy-tetrahydrodipicolinate synthase — MSFLAELSPTPFGRLLTAMVTPFDEMGNVDLALAGRLARHLVDEGSDGIVVCGTTGESPTLSWKEQHQLLDAVRQAVGSGVKVLAGTGSNSTAEAVEATAAAAAAGADGALVVVPYYNKPPQDGLEHHFRKVAEAAADLPLMLYNIPGRTGCALEPSTVAKLMECQNVVSFKAASGSTDEVTQLRSNCGSKLAVYSGDDALLLPMLSVGAVGVVSVASHIVGRRLKAMIDAYLSGQVALALGYHEQLQPLFKALFATTNPIPVKAALDLNGWPVGPPRSPLIPLNQTMRNSLSQILASLRHS, encoded by the coding sequence ATGAGTTTTTTAGCTGAACTATCTCCAACCCCATTTGGTCGTTTGCTTACAGCAATGGTCACCCCGTTTGATGAAATGGGTAATGTTGATTTAGCGTTGGCGGGAAGACTTGCTAGGCATTTAGTTGATGAAGGGTCTGATGGAATAGTGGTATGTGGAACTACAGGAGAATCCCCAACACTAAGTTGGAAGGAACAACATCAACTATTGGATGCAGTCAGACAAGCAGTTGGATCAGGTGTAAAGGTACTTGCTGGCACAGGAAGCAATAGTACTGCCGAAGCCGTTGAGGCCACTGCTGCAGCCGCAGCAGCTGGGGCAGATGGCGCTTTGGTGGTTGTGCCCTATTACAACAAACCTCCTCAGGATGGACTCGAGCATCATTTTCGTAAGGTTGCAGAGGCTGCTGCGGATTTACCTTTAATGCTCTACAACATTCCAGGTAGAACAGGATGTGCCCTTGAACCAAGTACAGTTGCAAAGTTAATGGAATGTCAAAATGTTGTCAGTTTTAAAGCTGCTAGTGGTTCGACAGACGAGGTGACACAGCTTAGGTCTAACTGTGGTTCAAAGCTCGCTGTTTATAGCGGTGATGATGCTTTGCTTTTGCCAATGCTTTCAGTAGGTGCTGTTGGGGTAGTCAGTGTGGCTAGCCATATTGTCGGGAGGCGTCTGAAGGCGATGATTGATGCTTATTTAAGTGGTCAAGTAGCTTTAGCTCTTGGCTATCACGAGCAGCTTCAGCCTCTCTTTAAGGCTTTGTTTGCAACAACTAATCCAATCCCAGTCAAAGCCGCATTGGATTTAAATGGTTGGCCTGTAGGTCCACCCCGTAGCCCTTTAATTCCTTTAAATCAAACAATGAGAAATTCACTTTCTCAAATCCTTGCTTCGCTTCGTCATTCTTGA
- a CDS encoding ribonuclease J, which produces MSSSSNQTSSRINTSSRAKDPCLRVIPLGGLHEIGKNTCVFEYGDDLMLVDAGLAFPSDGMHGVNVVMPDTSYLRENQRRIRGMIVTHGHEDHIGGIPHHLKHFNIPIIYGPRLAMSMLQGKMEEAGVSDRSTIQTVGPRDVVKVGQNFSVEFIRNTHSMADSFSLAITTPVGTIIFTGDFKFDHTPVDGEHFDLSRLAHYGDKGVLCLFSDSTNAEVPGFCPPERSVFPSLDRHISESEGRVIVTTFASSIHRVSMILELAIKNGRKVGLLGRSMINVIAKARELGYMRAPDDLFVPIKQIRDLPDRETLLLMTGSQGEPLAALSRISRGDHQHVQVKTTDTIIFSASPIPGNTISVVNTIDRLMMLGAKVVYGKGEGIHVSGHGFQEDQKLMLALTKPKFFVPVHGEHRMLVCHSKSATSMGVPAENILILDNGDVVELTSESIAKGDSVKAGIELLDASRNGIVDARVLKERQQLAEDGVITVLAAISTDGMMVAPPRVNLRGVVTTVDARKMSFWTEKEIAWVLENRWKQLARHTGGSSAPEVDWMGVQREVEVGLARRIRRELQIEPLILTLVQPAPGGTAAYKSRFDQEKDPRSVSKISRNSRSGQTANPVKMATGDSAPSEKGVANSESVNKDQNGEVSTGRTRRRSSAVA; this is translated from the coding sequence ATGTCTAGCTCTTCCAATCAAACAAGCTCTCGAATAAACACATCCTCTAGGGCAAAAGATCCCTGCTTACGTGTCATTCCTTTAGGGGGTCTTCATGAAATAGGTAAGAACACATGTGTCTTCGAGTACGGGGATGATTTGATGTTAGTAGATGCAGGACTTGCATTTCCTTCTGATGGTATGCATGGTGTGAATGTTGTAATGCCAGATACAAGTTACTTACGTGAAAATCAAAGACGAATTCGTGGGATGATAGTGACACATGGCCATGAAGATCATATTGGTGGAATTCCACATCACTTAAAACATTTCAATATTCCGATCATCTATGGACCTCGTCTAGCAATGTCTATGCTTCAGGGGAAAATGGAGGAAGCCGGTGTTAGTGATCGTTCCACAATTCAAACTGTAGGTCCAAGAGATGTAGTCAAGGTTGGCCAAAATTTTTCAGTAGAATTTATACGAAATACCCATTCAATGGCTGATAGTTTTTCTTTAGCGATTACTACGCCTGTAGGAACAATTATATTTACAGGCGATTTTAAGTTTGATCATACACCAGTTGATGGAGAACATTTTGATCTTTCACGCCTCGCACATTATGGTGACAAGGGAGTCTTGTGTTTATTTAGTGATTCAACTAATGCAGAAGTTCCAGGTTTTTGCCCTCCAGAGAGATCTGTATTTCCTTCTTTAGATAGGCATATATCCGAGTCAGAAGGTAGGGTTATAGTAACTACTTTCGCTAGTTCAATTCATCGAGTTTCAATGATTTTAGAGCTAGCAATTAAGAATGGGAGAAAAGTTGGCTTATTAGGTCGTTCAATGATCAATGTAATTGCTAAGGCTAGAGAGCTTGGTTATATGCGTGCACCTGATGATTTATTTGTTCCGATTAAACAAATTCGTGATCTGCCAGATCGAGAAACACTCTTACTTATGACAGGTAGTCAGGGAGAACCTTTAGCAGCTCTTAGTCGTATATCTAGGGGTGATCATCAACATGTTCAAGTAAAGACTACCGATACGATTATTTTTTCAGCAAGTCCTATTCCTGGCAATACAATATCTGTTGTTAATACAATTGATAGATTAATGATGTTGGGTGCGAAAGTTGTATATGGGAAAGGTGAGGGAATTCATGTTTCTGGGCATGGATTCCAGGAAGATCAGAAGTTGATGTTGGCACTAACAAAACCTAAATTCTTTGTGCCTGTGCATGGTGAACATAGGATGCTTGTTTGCCATAGTAAGAGCGCGACGTCAATGGGTGTTCCTGCAGAAAATATCCTTATTCTTGACAATGGAGATGTTGTTGAACTGACATCAGAATCTATTGCAAAAGGAGATTCTGTGAAGGCAGGAATTGAATTATTAGATGCTTCTAGAAATGGCATTGTTGATGCAAGAGTTTTAAAAGAACGACAACAATTGGCTGAAGATGGTGTTATTACAGTACTTGCTGCAATAAGTACTGATGGGATGATGGTTGCGCCACCCCGGGTAAATCTCAGAGGTGTGGTTACTACTGTTGATGCAAGGAAGATGTCTTTTTGGACTGAAAAGGAAATAGCCTGGGTCCTAGAAAATCGTTGGAAGCAACTTGCACGCCATACTGGAGGGTCTTCGGCCCCAGAAGTTGATTGGATGGGGGTTCAGAGAGAAGTTGAAGTTGGGTTGGCACGTCGAATACGACGTGAGTTACAGATCGAACCTTTGATTCTTACGTTGGTACAGCCAGCACCAGGAGGTACAGCTGCATATAAGAGTCGTTTTGATCAAGAAAAAGACCCAAGATCAGTTTCCAAGATCTCACGAAATTCTCGCTCAGGTCAGACTGCAAATCCTGTAAAGATGGCTACTGGAGATTCTGCACCTTCTGAAAAAGGGGTAGCTAACTCTGAATCGGTCAATAAGGATCAGAACGGTGAGGTTTCTACTGGTCGAACACGTCGCCGTAGCTCTGCCGTGGCATAA
- the tilS gene encoding tRNA lysidine(34) synthetase TilS, giving the protein MQPTSTNCQSWSSFHERLHQKLLATPDLLPKGAALLLAISGGQDSMAMLGLLSDLRRIHNWQLFIWHGDHAWHDYSAEIASGLENWCKEKYCKFFCDRDNLNQAKNESSARNWRYHQLASTIQKLSKINIKCSHVITAHTGSDQTETLLLNLSRGTDLSGMCSLRETRPLDKKMYGNDVTLVRPMFEFSRQETQEICAKLNLPIWLDPSNESKEYKRNRIRHEVIPVLEEIFPGCSLRIASLTNRLKNYKEDQNELTFLALQSGLKPEGIARNIFFDISETSRAKILSLWLQRNNVPSQTSKKLMNLSRRIGAQQAPGSVNLTNGWVVKWNKEIVSLIRNNQQSAMNY; this is encoded by the coding sequence ATGCAGCCAACCTCCACCAATTGCCAATCATGGAGTTCTTTTCATGAGCGGCTTCATCAAAAATTACTAGCCACTCCTGATTTACTACCTAAAGGAGCAGCTCTTTTGTTAGCCATCTCTGGCGGACAAGACTCAATGGCAATGCTTGGGCTTTTAAGTGATTTAAGGCGAATACATAATTGGCAATTATTTATATGGCATGGAGATCATGCGTGGCATGATTATTCTGCCGAGATTGCAAGTGGATTAGAGAATTGGTGCAAGGAAAAGTACTGTAAATTCTTTTGTGATCGTGACAATTTAAATCAAGCTAAAAATGAATCCTCTGCACGAAATTGGCGTTATCATCAGCTTGCCTCGACCATACAAAAACTCTCCAAAATAAATATAAAATGTTCACATGTAATCACAGCTCATACAGGAAGTGATCAAACAGAAACACTTTTATTAAATTTATCACGAGGAACAGACCTTTCTGGAATGTGCTCATTAAGAGAAACGCGGCCATTAGATAAAAAAATGTATGGAAATGATGTGACTTTAGTAAGACCAATGTTTGAATTTAGTCGTCAGGAAACCCAAGAGATTTGCGCCAAATTGAATCTTCCTATTTGGCTAGACCCCTCAAATGAATCTAAAGAATACAAAAGAAACCGAATCCGCCATGAAGTTATTCCTGTCCTTGAAGAAATTTTTCCGGGATGCAGTCTACGTATAGCCTCATTAACTAATCGATTAAAAAACTATAAAGAAGACCAGAATGAATTAACTTTTTTAGCTCTTCAATCAGGACTCAAACCAGAAGGAATAGCTCGGAACATTTTCTTTGATATTTCAGAAACTTCAAGGGCAAAAATATTATCTTTATGGCTACAAAGAAATAATGTGCCATCTCAAACTTCTAAAAAACTTATGAATCTATCAAGACGCATCGGTGCTCAACAAGCACCAGGTTCAGTTAACCTAACTAATGGATGGGTAGTCAAATGGAATAAAGAAATAGTTTCATTGATCAGGAACAATCAACAAAGTGCAATGAATTACTAA
- a CDS encoding DUF561 domain-containing protein has product MSRLYRLPVSLRARLQKRSLFKVISGLSNFNSASVEMISWAASQGGADLVDIACDPDLVRLAIKTSKLPVCVSSVEPDLFPNAVAAGAAMVEIGNFDTFYPEGRIFTAKDVLSLAFKTRELLPEVFLSVTVPHVLPLDQQGQLALDLVTAGVDLIQTEGGTSSRPFSTGLQGLVEKAVPTLAATNAIVDALRSEECFIPVMTASGITAVTAPMAIASGASGVGVGSLINRLDNQLAMVAAVRSLRTALIDQSLITV; this is encoded by the coding sequence ATGTCTCGTCTTTATCGTTTGCCAGTTTCTCTTAGGGCACGTCTTCAGAAGCGTAGTCTTTTCAAAGTGATTTCAGGGCTTAGTAACTTCAATTCAGCTTCTGTTGAAATGATCTCCTGGGCCGCTTCTCAGGGCGGTGCTGATTTGGTTGATATTGCATGTGATCCAGATTTAGTTCGGCTTGCAATCAAGACTTCAAAATTACCTGTTTGCGTAAGTTCTGTAGAGCCAGATCTTTTCCCAAACGCAGTAGCTGCTGGTGCAGCAATGGTTGAAATTGGTAACTTCGACACCTTTTACCCAGAAGGACGAATTTTTACTGCGAAAGATGTGCTTTCTTTGGCTTTTAAAACAAGAGAACTTTTGCCAGAGGTATTCCTGTCTGTGACTGTTCCACATGTTTTACCTTTAGATCAGCAAGGCCAATTAGCGCTCGACTTAGTTACTGCAGGAGTAGATTTGATTCAAACTGAAGGTGGGACCTCGTCTAGGCCATTTAGCACAGGCCTGCAAGGACTCGTGGAAAAGGCAGTGCCTACTTTGGCGGCCACGAATGCGATTGTTGATGCTTTACGTTCTGAGGAATGTTTTATTCCAGTCATGACTGCATCAGGAATCACTGCAGTTACAGCACCTATGGCGATTGCATCAGGAGCAAGTGGAGTGGGTGTAGGGTCATTGATTAATAGATTGGATAACCAATTGGCTATGGTTGCAGCTGTTCGAAGCTTGAGAACAGCTTTGATTGATCAATCTCTTATAACAGTATGA
- the uvrB gene encoding excinuclease ABC subunit UvrB, whose product MSNYHLDSPYTPKGDQPKAITCLVDGVNKGKPFQTLLGATGTGKTFTIANVIEQTGRPTLVLAHNKTLAAQLCNELREFFPQNAVEYFISYYDYYQPEAYVPVSDTYIAKTASVNEEIDMLRHSATRSLFERRDVIVVASISCIYGLGMPAEYLNAAVQFDVGSTLDLRVSLRDLVNNQYTRNDYDITRGRFRVKGDVLEIGPAYEDRLVRIELFGDEVEAIRYVDPTTGEILNSLDHISIYPAKHFVTPKDRLEEAIQLIRKELNERLDFLHSEGKLLEAQRLEQRTKYDLEMLNEVGYCNGVENYARHLSGRAEGSPPECLIDYFPSDWLLVVDESHVTCSQLQAMYNGDQARKNVLIEHGFRLPSAADNRPLKSEEFWEKARQTIFISATPGDWELAISDAEVIEQVIRPTGVLDPLIEVRPTKGQVDDLLIEINSRSKKNERVLITTLTKRMAEDLTDYLSEHHVRVRYLHSEIHSIERIEIIQDLRLGEYDVLVGVNLLREGLDLPEVSLVVILDADKEGFLRAQRSLIQTIGRAARHINGMAIMYADNLTKSMVKAISETDRRRAIQQDYNKEHSIIPKPAGKKANNSILSFLELSRRVQKDCTGNDLLEIVDVANQVIVEHDDAAIALETLPDLIDKLELRMKLAAKELDFEEAAKLRDRIRKLRLKMFGN is encoded by the coding sequence ATGTCTAATTATCATCTTGATTCTCCCTATACTCCAAAAGGTGATCAACCTAAAGCGATTACGTGTCTTGTTGATGGTGTAAATAAAGGCAAGCCATTTCAGACACTATTAGGTGCCACTGGAACTGGGAAGACATTTACGATAGCGAATGTGATTGAGCAAACAGGACGCCCAACACTTGTGTTGGCTCATAATAAGACGCTTGCTGCTCAATTATGTAATGAGTTGCGTGAGTTTTTTCCGCAAAATGCAGTTGAATACTTTATTTCTTATTATGATTATTATCAGCCTGAGGCTTATGTCCCGGTTAGTGATACTTATATAGCAAAAACAGCTTCTGTTAATGAAGAGATAGATATGCTAAGGCATTCTGCAACTCGTTCATTATTTGAGCGCCGAGATGTAATTGTTGTTGCATCTATAAGTTGTATATATGGATTAGGTATGCCAGCAGAATATTTGAATGCTGCCGTGCAATTTGATGTAGGTTCAACACTTGACCTTAGAGTGTCTTTACGAGATTTGGTAAATAACCAATACACACGGAATGATTATGATATTACTCGTGGTCGTTTTCGAGTTAAGGGCGATGTTTTAGAAATTGGACCTGCTTATGAAGATAGATTAGTTAGGATAGAATTATTTGGTGATGAAGTAGAGGCAATTAGATATGTTGATCCTACTACTGGCGAAATCCTTAATAGTTTAGATCATATTAGTATTTACCCTGCAAAACATTTTGTAACTCCTAAAGATCGATTGGAGGAGGCTATCCAATTAATTCGAAAAGAACTAAATGAGAGGTTAGATTTTCTGCATTCTGAAGGAAAATTACTGGAAGCACAACGTTTAGAACAGCGAACTAAATATGATCTTGAAATGTTGAATGAAGTTGGATATTGTAATGGCGTAGAGAATTATGCGCGTCATCTCTCTGGAAGAGCTGAAGGATCACCTCCGGAATGTTTAATTGATTATTTCCCTAGTGATTGGTTGCTAGTTGTAGATGAAAGTCATGTAACATGTTCTCAATTACAAGCCATGTATAATGGGGACCAAGCAAGGAAAAATGTGCTGATAGAGCATGGGTTTAGATTGCCTAGTGCGGCTGATAATCGGCCTTTAAAGAGTGAGGAGTTTTGGGAAAAGGCTAGACAAACAATTTTTATTAGTGCAACACCTGGAGATTGGGAACTTGCCATAAGTGATGCCGAAGTTATTGAGCAAGTTATCAGGCCAACAGGTGTTCTTGATCCCTTAATTGAGGTTAGGCCTACTAAAGGTCAGGTCGATGATCTTCTAATAGAAATTAATTCACGCTCTAAAAAAAATGAAAGGGTTTTGATAACTACTTTAACTAAAAGAATGGCTGAAGATTTGACAGATTATCTGTCTGAACATCATGTAAGAGTTCGATATCTACATTCTGAAATTCACTCGATAGAACGCATAGAGATAATTCAAGATTTGCGTTTAGGTGAATATGATGTTCTTGTTGGTGTAAATTTGTTGAGAGAAGGGTTGGATTTACCAGAGGTTTCTCTGGTTGTTATACTTGATGCAGATAAAGAGGGCTTTCTTAGGGCTCAAAGATCTTTAATTCAGACAATTGGAAGAGCCGCAAGACATATTAACGGTATGGCAATTATGTATGCAGATAATCTCACGAAATCTATGGTGAAGGCTATTTCTGAGACTGATCGAAGACGTGCTATTCAACAAGATTATAATAAAGAACATAGCATTATCCCTAAACCTGCTGGGAAGAAAGCCAATAATTCTATTTTGTCTTTTTTAGAATTATCAAGACGAGTCCAGAAGGACTGCACTGGTAATGATTTATTAGAAATAGTAGACGTTGCAAATCAAGTAATAGTCGAACATGACGATGCTGCAATTGCGCTTGAGACACTCCCAGACTTAATCGATAAGCTAGAGCTAAGAATGAAATTAGCTGCTAAAGAATTAGATTTTGAAGAAGCGGCTAAGTTGCGTGACAGAATTCGCAAGTTACGGCTCAAAATGTTTGGCAATTAG
- a CDS encoding aspartate kinase, whose product MALLIQKFGGTSVGNVERIQAVAKRIATSKEYGNDLVIVVSAMGGTTDELTELAKTISKNPPQREMDMLLSTGEQVSIALLSIALHKLGISAVSMTGAQVGIVTESAHGRARILEVKTERLHNLLEDGKVVVVAGFQGTTLSSRGTAEITTLGRGGSDTTAVALAAALKADACEIYTDVPGVLTTDPRLVPEARLMTEVSCDEMLELASLGAAVLHPRAVEIARNYGVTLFVRSSWSENPGTKLTSKSIREIGLAGLELGRPVDGVELLENQAVIALSDLPDKPGIAAKLFEELSTGGVNVDLIIQSTHAGNSNDITFTVAEENLEKTKILCTKILARIGGNLCTEKGMSKLSINGAGIMGRPGIAASFFDKISREGINLRLIATSEVKVSCVIDKKLGNKAIRAVASTFDLSENQIQLNPINIPMNSPEVRGVALDTNQSQLSVLHVPDKPGTAAALCAAMAESGISLDAIVQSERQHKDGSRDISFILKTENRQHADQALVPLLAQWPGSHLEEGPGIARVSAVGAGMPTIPGTAGRMFRALANAEINIAMIATSEIRTSCVVSADNGVKAIRAIHKDFNLGEENLSKS is encoded by the coding sequence ATGGCATTACTAATTCAAAAATTTGGCGGCACTTCTGTTGGGAACGTAGAACGAATTCAAGCTGTCGCAAAACGAATAGCAACTAGCAAAGAGTATGGCAATGATCTAGTTATCGTTGTTTCAGCCATGGGGGGTACAACTGATGAGCTCACTGAATTAGCAAAAACAATTAGTAAAAATCCGCCTCAAAGAGAAATGGATATGCTCCTCTCCACAGGAGAGCAGGTTTCCATAGCATTACTTTCGATAGCACTACACAAACTGGGTATATCAGCCGTTTCAATGACAGGAGCCCAAGTTGGCATTGTGACTGAATCCGCGCATGGAAGAGCCAGAATTTTAGAAGTTAAAACTGAAAGACTACACAACCTTTTAGAAGATGGGAAAGTTGTTGTCGTGGCAGGCTTTCAAGGAACAACATTAAGTAGTAGAGGAACTGCTGAAATTACCACCCTTGGTAGAGGAGGGTCAGACACGACTGCAGTAGCCCTAGCGGCAGCCTTGAAAGCAGACGCATGTGAAATCTACACAGATGTTCCTGGAGTCCTGACCACTGATCCCCGTCTAGTTCCAGAGGCACGACTAATGACAGAAGTGAGTTGTGATGAAATGCTTGAACTTGCAAGTCTTGGAGCTGCAGTTCTGCACCCTCGAGCTGTTGAAATTGCAAGAAACTATGGAGTCACATTATTTGTGCGTTCAAGCTGGAGCGAAAACCCTGGAACCAAACTCACGAGCAAATCCATTCGAGAAATTGGTCTAGCGGGCCTGGAATTAGGGCGCCCGGTTGATGGAGTAGAACTTCTAGAAAATCAAGCCGTAATCGCACTTTCGGACCTCCCAGACAAACCAGGAATTGCAGCCAAGCTTTTTGAAGAACTGTCGACTGGTGGAGTGAATGTAGATCTCATAATTCAATCAACACATGCTGGCAATAGCAATGACATAACATTCACAGTTGCTGAAGAGAACCTCGAAAAAACAAAAATACTTTGCACAAAAATACTTGCGAGAATTGGAGGAAATCTTTGTACCGAAAAGGGAATGTCAAAACTCAGTATTAATGGCGCAGGAATTATGGGCAGACCTGGTATTGCAGCAAGTTTCTTCGATAAAATCTCTCGAGAGGGTATCAATCTACGGCTAATTGCTACAAGTGAAGTCAAAGTTAGCTGTGTTATCGATAAGAAGTTAGGAAATAAAGCTATCCGTGCAGTCGCATCAACGTTTGATCTATCAGAAAATCAAATCCAATTAAATCCAATAAATATACCTATGAACTCCCCAGAGGTCCGAGGAGTTGCGTTAGATACAAACCAATCTCAACTAAGTGTGCTTCATGTACCAGACAAACCTGGTACAGCAGCGGCACTTTGTGCGGCAATGGCCGAATCTGGTATCAGTCTAGATGCAATCGTTCAATCAGAAAGACAACATAAAGATGGCAGTAGAGATATTAGCTTCATCCTAAAAACGGAAAATAGACAACATGCAGATCAAGCCCTTGTGCCTCTACTTGCCCAATGGCCTGGCTCACATCTGGAAGAAGGCCCTGGGATTGCACGTGTCAGTGCAGTTGGAGCGGGAATGCCAACAATTCCCGGAACTGCAGGTCGCATGTTTCGGGCTCTTGCAAACGCAGAAATCAACATTGCAATGATTGCAACAAGCGAAATCAGAACTAGTTGCGTAGTGTCAGCAGATAATGGAGTAAAAGCCATTAGAGCAATTCATAAAGACTTTAACCTTGGAGAAGAAAATCTCAGTAAATCCTAA
- the holA gene encoding DNA polymerase III subunit delta — MPIHLIWGDDSAGKENYINTLIKTTVDPSWISINLSRLEGTNPEQAIQALEEARTPPLGSGCKIIWLNNSPFCNGCTNELAILFEETLKLISVQNHLLLSNHKKPDGRLKPTKALQKLIKSKCCIEKSFVLPAAWDKQGQQELIKRISKELGLQMESDVIEELIDAIGNDSVRIYSELQKLSLNAETTRNSVITTKMVRSLIEGISTNAIEIANSLLINKPIETIALLDALLEKGEPPLKIVATLIGQVRGWLWVSLLEKAGEKDVGFIAKASGINNPKRIYVIRKQLNGQPPELFLTLLSRLLSIEAAIKMGIEPKDAFRDGLLSTI, encoded by the coding sequence ATGCCTATTCACCTCATCTGGGGAGACGACTCCGCAGGGAAAGAAAACTACATAAACACACTAATCAAAACAACTGTTGACCCCTCCTGGATCAGCATCAACTTAAGTCGATTAGAAGGTACAAATCCTGAACAAGCCATCCAAGCGCTGGAAGAAGCTCGAACTCCACCTTTAGGTAGTGGTTGCAAAATTATTTGGCTCAACAACAGTCCTTTTTGCAATGGCTGCACCAATGAACTTGCGATCCTTTTTGAAGAAACATTGAAACTGATCTCAGTTCAAAATCATTTACTTCTTAGTAATCACAAAAAACCTGATGGAAGGCTAAAACCGACTAAAGCACTACAAAAATTAATCAAGTCAAAATGTTGTATCGAAAAGAGTTTTGTCCTTCCTGCTGCATGGGATAAGCAAGGGCAACAAGAACTGATCAAACGGATTTCGAAAGAGCTTGGCCTTCAAATGGAATCTGATGTAATAGAAGAACTCATTGATGCAATAGGCAATGACAGTGTTCGCATCTACTCTGAGCTCCAAAAGCTTTCTCTCAATGCGGAAACAACAAGGAACTCAGTAATAACAACAAAAATGGTTCGGTCTCTGATTGAAGGTATTTCTACAAATGCAATTGAAATTGCCAATTCATTGCTTATAAACAAACCAATAGAAACTATTGCGCTACTAGATGCATTACTGGAAAAGGGAGAACCACCCTTAAAAATTGTGGCCACACTCATTGGCCAGGTTAGAGGTTGGCTATGGGTCAGCCTTTTAGAAAAAGCAGGAGAAAAGGATGTAGGCTTTATAGCAAAAGCTTCGGGAATTAATAATCCAAAACGTATTTATGTGATTCGAAAACAACTAAATGGCCAACCACCTGAGCTATTTTTAACTTTGCTAAGTCGCTTGCTATCAATTGAAGCTGCTATCAAAATGGGAATTGAGCCTAAAGATGCTTTTAGAGATGGTCTTTTAAGCACAATTTAA